TCTCATAAGAAGAACCTTCAAAAGTGGCAAGACCGGTTCGGGCTTCATTTATAATACGAGTATCAACGGCATCTCTTTTTGGTAAACTAGCTCCTGCTTTTGCAAGAACAGAATTAAAAGCCTCCTTAGCAGATTGCTGATTTATTGCCATGGCTGCCCATGGTTTATCTAGTTTTAAACTTGGAATCGCTGCCAAGTTTTCAGGGTTACTTTCTTGCACACCTTGAATAGCGGTTAATGCAGGGGATACGCCTTTCCAATTGTCGCTGGTTACCTCTTTACTTCCTACCATTTCATTATCTGCGATATACCACTTACCATAATCGCTATTTCCGTTACGTGACCACGGAGCTGCGATTTGAGAGGTTAATCTACCTGGTTGGGTAGCTGGACCTGGTTTGTAATAATTTGCAACTATATTTATGTTAGCGAAATTAAATTTATCGTTGCCTTTTTGCACAGATTCTGCACCATAAGTAGACTCAAATCCCCAATTGTAAATCACGTTGTTTCGGTAATCTACATTTCCGCATCCTGAAGCCAAACGAATGTTTCGGTTAGAATTATTGGCAATTAAGTTATGGTGATATGTACTGTAATTAGAACCCCAAATTCCACCAAATCCATGATTGCCTTTTGTGGGGTGCTTAGAATCAAACAAGCTCTCCGAAATAATACACCATTGTACGGTTGTATATTCCCCATGATAGATAGACATAACTTCGTCAATACTCCAACTGGCCGAAACATGGTCTAAAATGAGATTTTTTACATACCTGCTTGAAACTGCATCAGCATCTTTTAGAGCTTCGTCTCCAAACCTTACTCGGATATAGCGAATAATAACTTCATCCGCATTAATCATAAGCGGGTATTTTCTAAGGCAAATACCATCTCCTGGTGCCGTTTGACCAGCAATGGTTAAATATGGGTTTTCAATACGTAGGTCACTTTCAAGTGTAATGGTTCCTGAAACTCTAAATACCACTGTTCTAGGACCTTTGGCTTCTACCGCTGCTCTTAAACTTCCAGCACCGCTATCATTTAAATTGGTTACTTCATATACAACACCACCACGACCGCCTTTGGTGAATTTCCCATAGCCTTCTGCTGTTGGAAATGCTAGCTGCTGTGACCAACAAGCCGTAACGACTGCTAGCGAAACTAAAACCGTTAATATTATATTTCTCATTATTTTATTATTTATCTAATTCTTCAATTAAAAATTAAAATCAGCAGGATCTGGGCCAAAACGCTTACCTTGATCAAGAGCATCTAAGGAGGTCATGTCCTCTTTTGATATTTCGAAATCAAATATTTCAGAGTTTTCGATTATTCTATGCCTGTGAACAGACTTTGGAATTGTCACTATTCCATGTTGAAGGTTCCAGCGAAGAGTAATTTGAGCAGGGGTCTTTTGGTACCTCTTCGCCAAATCCTTAACCAAGTCTACTTCCATGATATGACCTTGCATTAAGGGGCTCCATGCTTCCATTTGAATATTATTTTCTTTACAAAAAGCCAACAACTCGGGTTGAAGCAAATATGGGTGACACTCCATTTGATTTACAGCAGGCACAACTTTACAGTCAGCAAGAATATCTTTGAGATTGTTTTCTAAAAAGTTGCTAACACCAATAGCCTTTGCCCTACCACTGGCATAAATCTCCTCCATTGCTTTCCACGTTTCTTGATAGCAATCTTTTACCGGCCAGTGTACCAAATATAAATCCACGTAATCAACTCTAAGTCGGTTAAGACTTTCGTCAAAAGCTGCTAAAGTTCGCTTTTCACGCTGATCGTCATTCCAAACCTTCGTTGTGAGAAAAATCTCTCCTCTAGGAACTTCACTCTCCGCAATGGCTTTACCTACACCAATCTCATTTCCATACACCGAAGCAGTGTCTATACTTCTATACCCTTTTATTAAGGCAAACTTTACTGCATTTTCTACCTCTGTACCATCTTCTGCTTGATATACACCTAAGCCTAGCCAAGGCATTTTAGAACCATTGTTTAAAACCGTAAAATTGTTAATGCTTGTCATCATAATTTCAAATTTTATCTATCCTTAAAATTGCTTCCTCATTTATCTAAAAATATCACAGTCTTTGGTTTACGATATTATTAAAGTTTGATCCAAAAGTGTAACGAACTCCAAGCTTACCAGACATCTCGAAGTTGGTCGCCAATTTATTCTGTTGGAGCAACATAGCTTCTCTTGTAATATCACCAGCTGGGAGGTAAAGCTGATCATGAATTAGCTCTGTCTCAATGTTCGCAAATACAAACAATCCTTTTAGCACCCTTACCGAAGTGTCCGATTCTAGTGCTAATCTGTTTTTCGAAAAATCGTGAAAAAAGTGTGAGCCTTCCAAGGTATTCTCAATCACTCCCCATGGCTGCCTCAGCAAGAGCGACAATTTTAATGACTCAGAGGTACGCCATTCTTCTATTTCACCAAAAAGTGTTTGTTGATTGTATCGGTAGTAATTCGGTTTTACTATATAAGAAACCGTAAAAACCTTACTGTCAGACTTATCCCAAGGGAAAATATTATACTCAATAGCCGGCCCTAAATAAAATGCTTTATTGAGATTCAAGTAAGTTGATGAGTAATATTTTTGAAAAATACCTGCCGACCATCTTGAACTTATAGAATAAATCATTCGTGCGTTGAACTCTGCTTCTTCCTTAGAACTGACAATGTTTTCATCATCATCCTTGTAAATATTCTTGTTGAGGTCATAAGAAAGTTCCGATTTGAACTTATAAACATCAGTGATTCTGTCAGCTTTAATGGAACTGTTTAAAGAGTATTTTTTCTTAGTTTTCTCTCCACTGAAACTTGAGCCAAAATCCATTCTGAAGATCCAGAAATTCCATGGATCATCTATTTGAATTTTAGTAGCAACTGGAGTTTCATGGTGAATTTTAACTCCCGCGAAATCTGATGTTCTTGACAGGTAAGGTAAAAGACCGGCATCAATTATTTTGAGCAGTCTCTGCCATCTTATAATATCCGTTTCATCTTGAGACGAAATAGTTTTAAGCTTGTATTTGAGGTCTGCATAATCATTTAAACCTATGAAGTTAAGCCCGTACTCTGTTCCATTTCCCGAGGTTTTCTGTTTGGTAACAAACACATGTATATCCGCTAATTTTGCATCTCTTACAAAATCTGAGAAGATTAAATGACGACGAAAAAATGCCGAATTGCAGTCATCACAGTCCAAGTATATTTTTAACTTGGCATTTAATGTATCACTAGCAGAAACCTCTGTTACCTCGCTAAAAGGCTCATTTTGAGAAAAACTCAAGGACGATATAAGGCAAAATAATACAAATAGGGATAGCGTTTTCATATTTATAGAATTGTCCATGTTATTTAGTCTCTAAAACTTTACCTGCCTTATTGAAAGTTATATACACTTGCTTTTCCGACCCTTTCAACTTTAATACATAAGTGACATTTTCTCTTATTTCAATGAGATCTGCGTCCCTTACATCATAATTTTTATAATCAGAATTAACTTTTTTTAGAATCGCAGCGGGAATCTCACTATCCTTTAAATCTTGTGTATGCTTTAATAAATTCGCTTTAATATCAAACCAAAAGACATGGTCTTTGTCGTTGATTTCGGCACCGATGATATAATTGGTATTGCCTCCATCTTCTACATATTTGGCTCTTTCGATATCGAATTTTCCATACTGACTCTTTATCGCATTTAAAACTGATGCAGGGATTTCCTCATCCTTGAGCTCCCTCCTATACTTTTGCAATTCACCTTTCTCATTAATCCAGAAGTAGATATTTGACCCATCAAATTTGAACTTGGTTTCATATATCACTTTACCTTCTTTCTCAACAAGGTCCGCATCTTGTAAATCAAAATAAGAAATCTTAGCCCTAATGGTTTCAAGCACGTTTTGGGGAATTTCACTTAAATAAAGGTCTTGTGTATGCTTGATAACCATCCCTTTATAATCCATTGTTAAGTCATGAGACTTTTTGTTTACTTTATACCTGATCCTATAATTGCTTTGATCTTTTTTCCACTTTATTTCCTCTGCAGTAGGGTAACTCAGCTGAAAGGAATTCAGCACCACCGCTGGTACATTGCTCTGACTTATGCTTTGAGAGAAAGCAACATTTAGCGAGCAAGTCAAAATCAGTAATCCTATAATTCGATTCATCATTAATCTTAAATTTGATACAAAGGAAAAGAGCGAATTTGGAAACAATTGGGAAGGAATCTGGAAAGAATCTGGAATCGGTAAAAGTGTACCAAGTCTAAAGTCAATTAAAAATAGGAATCAGGCCTTTTCTGCAACTTTAAATGTGTGATTCCCGGTGTAAGAATATGAAATTTCAAGACCCGAAACATCTGCAATACTTTTAACTATAGACAAGCCCAATCCTGTTGATTTGGTATTATTAGAACTCTTACTAAAACGCCTAAATAACCTGTCCGAAGCTATCTGAGGCAGCATACTTGTATTCTCAACCATAAAGGAGCCAGCCTCTAATTTTACGATCACTTCGCCTTCTTTATGATTATGTATGATGGCATTTTTTACGAAATTCAGCACCAGCATTTCAGCTAAATCCTTATTCATAAAATAAGTCCATTCACCTTCTTTGTGATAGGTGATTTTAATCTCTTGATAGGTTGAAAAATCTGAAAAATCTTCAATAACTCGACTTATTATTTCATCAAAACTTATTTCTTCGGTAGAAATAAATTGTTTGTTCTCAATTTTGGAGAGCAATAAAAGAGACTTATTTAAGCTCGAAATTCGTTCAAAAGAATTAATAATTTGACCTATTTTTTTAACCTGATTTATAGTCAAACTTTCATCTTCGGCAAGGAGTTCTAGCTTGTTTATGCCTATTGCCAATGGGGTTTGAAATTCGTGTGACGCATTTTCTATGAATTCTTTTTGGCTATTAAAAATCTCTACATTTTTGTTAAGTAGATTTTCTACTGAAGTATTGAGCAAGGCAAACTCTTCAATATTTGTCTTCTCAAATTCTTTGGACCTACCCATATCTATCTTGAAGTCGTTGAGATAAGTAAGCAGCTCGTAAAACGGCTTCCAGGTATTTTTTAAGACAAACCTATTTACCAAAAATATACTTACAGCTAGAAACAAAAAAAGCAACAATAAAGAGAAAACAATCTTCTTAATTAAATTCCCTTTGTCAATCTCATGTGAAATCACTTTCATTTCATAAAACCGTTCATTGGGCGAAATGAATGCCGTGGTAAGTAAGCGTGCCTGATAGGTGCTGTTCTTAAGATTAGAGTGAATGAGGGTATCTTTATAAGTGTCAATGATCTGTAAAGCGTAGTCTTCCTTTACATTTCTTAAGCTGTAACTTTTGTCTAAAAAGCTTTCTTGATCTGGTATCTCGGGGTCGTCTTTTAGTTTATCTAAAATTGCGATTTTGTGATTCGCAAGTCCTTCATCAATGGTAGTTTTCACCTGACCTAATAACTGAGAATAGAAGAGAAACGCCCATAACCCAACTGTGGCAAACAAAATGGCCGAAAAAATCCACAGCGTATGGTTAATAAGCTTCATTTAAGCGAAAGTTTATACCCCATTCCATACACCGAATTGATATCAATCTTTGCCTTGTTGTCTCGCAGTTTTTTGCGAAGATTTTTGATTTGTGAATAGATGAAATCAAAGTCGTTTGCTTGATCAATGTAATCGCCCCAAATATTTTCCGCTATCGCAGATTTACTAACAATTCGTGTTTTATTCATTCCAAAAAATACCAGAATGTCAAACTCCTTTCTATTCAATTCTATTGATTTATCATCTATTAATACAAGTCGTTCTTCTATGTTAACCTTTACATTCTCCATGACAAGCAGACTCTTGCCATCAGCTTTTTTTCGCCTTATTACGGACTTGATACGGGAATTGAGTTCAGTTACATGAAACGGCTTAGTTAAATAATCATCTGCTCCTAGGTCTAAACCCTTAACCTTGTCTTCAATTGAGTTTTTGGCAGAAATCACAATTACACTGTCTGCTTTATTTAGCTCTTTTAACTCCTGCAATAAATCCAATCCGCTACCGCCCGGAAGCGTAATATCAAGCAAAATGCAATCGTAATCATAGGCAGAAATCTTATCCATTCCAGATTGAAAATCCACCGCTACCTCCACTACATAGTTTTCATCCTGCAAGAATTGCTTGAGCAATTCTCTCATTTCTGGTTCGTCTTCTATTACGAGAATTTTCATAGTGGGATGAATCTAGTTTTTAGATGGCTTAGTCAATTGTCTTTAGCACCAAAATTGCATCTTCCCAAGAGCGAGGAGGCAACATATCTTTGGACTCACCTATTCGAAAATTCGAAAGAGTAGTAACCTCACCACTTCTAGGATAGAACCAATATGCCGAACTTTCTTTACCTAGAATGTTATTTACTTCCGTGGCGGAGTTATTCGAAAAATATACCAAAGCCATGTCTCCAGATTTTGTAACAACAGCGGTTTTTAGACTCTCTCCCTCACCTAGCCTTGTAATTACTGCACCATTTGGTACCCATTCGTTCCATTTATGTTTTTGCAAAAAGTCTTTCCCTAACTGTGCGACCTGCAATGCCGCAGGAAAATCTAAAGCCTGCTGCCAAGTAAAACCACAATTATAATCGCCATCATTTCCTCTCATTGACCAAATAGGCCCGGCACCGTAAGTGTGACCTGCACCGCCACCAAAAAATGTGTGGTAAAACTGCCTTCGCACTCTCACTGGCGTTACCCAGCCACACTCATGATTATAAGAGCCAAATTCATACGACCCCTCCAAAAATAGGCTAGGTTTTATGGGGTTAATGCGTTGATAGTCATTAACCATCATTGGATAAACTTCGTCTACCACTTTCCATACCTCCACCCCATTTGCTGTAAGCCATTGATCTTCATGAAACCAGTTTGAAGAATTGAATGTCGCATCACCATCTGGATGATAAGTCATGAAAACCTCCTTCCACGCTGGGTTAGGGATATTCCAAGCTAACTTTTGACCAGTTACTCCGTTCGCAATACCCTCTGCCATCGCCCTGAATATTGAGCGAGTATCAAACTCCTGAAAAATATGATGCGTATCGTAAGACCTTACTTGAGCTTTGGCATCGCCACCCATTACCCAAAGGATATGAGGCTCGGCCTTGTATCGCTTTCCTAAAAAACTGCCATAAGCTCTTGCCTCACTTTCGTTAAACTCTTGGTGCGACCCATTGAATTGCTCAGTGACATAAGCTCGTCCCCAACATGGCAATAGTGCCAAGTACATATTTCGCTTTTTTATTGCCTGAACTATATAATCCACATGATCCCAATAGTCGTTTGGTGCAATAGTGCTTCCACCATTCACAATTAATGGCTCAGCTGTATCTGGTGCATCGTCACTTCCTTTAAAGGGTCTATGACCGTATGCATTGGACGCATTATGAGGGCCACTTTCAATACCTCCACCA
This portion of the Spirosomataceae bacterium TFI 002 genome encodes:
- a CDS encoding Putative beta-lactamase-inhibitor-like, PepSY-like: MMNRIIGLLILTCSLNVAFSQSISQSNVPAVVLNSFQLSYPTAEEIKWKKDQSNYRIRYKVNKKSHDLTMDYKGMVIKHTQDLYLSEIPQNVLETIRAKISYFDLQDADLVEKEGKVIYETKFKFDGSNIYFWINEKGELQKYRRELKDEEIPASVLNAIKSQYGKFDIERAKYVEDGGNTNYIIGAEINDKDHVFWFDIKANLLKHTQDLKDSEIPAAILKKVNSDYKNYDVRDADLIEIRENVTYVLKLKGSEKQVYITFNKAGKVLETK
- a CDS encoding Putative collagen-binding domain of a collagenase produces the protein MKQSLIVFLFAICFFPSFGQNLSPWQEHGKLEVATNQHYVQHKDGKPFLWIADTGWGLFQQLTREEVDLYLDSRQKLGFTVIQSVVFWYPHGGGIESGPHNASNAYGHRPFKGSDDAPDTAEPLIVNGGSTIAPNDYWDHVDYIVQAIKKRNMYLALLPCWGRAYVTEQFNGSHQEFNESEARAYGSFLGKRYKAEPHILWVMGGDAKAQVRSYDTHHIFQEFDTRSIFRAMAEGIANGVTGQKLAWNIPNPAWKEVFMTYHPDGDATFNSSNWFHEDQWLTANGVEVWKVVDEVYPMMVNDYQRINPIKPSLFLEGSYEFGSYNHECGWVTPVRVRRQFYHTFFGGGAGHTYGAGPIWSMRGNDGDYNCGFTWQQALDFPAALQVAQLGKDFLQKHKWNEWVPNGAVITRLGEGESLKTAVVTKSGDMALVYFSNNSATEVNNILGKESSAYWFYPRSGEVTTLSNFRIGESKDMLPPRSWEDAILVLKTID
- a CDS encoding DNA-binding response regulator, OmpR family, contains REC and winged-helix (wHTH) domain yields the protein MKILVIEDEPEMRELLKQFLQDENYVVEVAVDFQSGMDKISAYDYDCILLDITLPGGSGLDLLQELKELNKADSVIVISAKNSIEDKVKGLDLGADDYLTKPFHVTELNSRIKSVIRRKKADGKSLLVMENVKVNIEERLVLIDDKSIELNRKEFDILVFFGMNKTRIVSKSAIAENIWGDYIDQANDFDFIYSQIKNLRKKLRDNKAKIDINSVYGMGYKLSLK
- a CDS encoding pectate lyase, giving the protein MRNIILTVLVSLAVVTACWSQQLAFPTAEGYGKFTKGGRGGVVYEVTNLNDSGAGSLRAAVEAKGPRTVVFRVSGTITLESDLRIENPYLTIAGQTAPGDGICLRKYPLMINADEVIIRYIRVRFGDEALKDADAVSSRYVKNLILDHVSASWSIDEVMSIYHGEYTTVQWCIISESLFDSKHPTKGNHGFGGIWGSNYSTYHHNLIANNSNRNIRLASGCGNVDYRNNVIYNWGFESTYGAESVQKGNDKFNFANINIVANYYKPGPATQPGRLTSQIAAPWSRNGNSDYGKWYIADNEMVGSKEVTSDNWKGVSPALTAIQGVQESNPENLAAIPSLKLDKPWAAMAINQQSAKEAFNSVLAKAGASLPKRDAVDTRIINEARTGLATFEGSSYEKFYEVPDKSKKCGIIDSQNDVGGWPELKSTAAPLDTDHDGMPDAWEDQNKLNKKDPKDSNKVGSDGYTMLEKYLNSIK
- a CDS encoding Aldo/keto reductase, with product MMTSINNFTVLNNGSKMPWLGLGVYQAEDGTEVENAVKFALIKGYRSIDTASVYGNEIGVGKAIAESEVPRGEIFLTTKVWNDDQREKRTLAAFDESLNRLRVDYVDLYLVHWPVKDCYQETWKAMEEIYASGRAKAIGVSNFLENNLKDILADCKVVPAVNQMECHPYLLQPELLAFCKENNIQMEAWSPLMQGHIMEVDLVKDLAKRYQKTPAQITLRWNLQHGIVTIPKSVHRHRIIENSEIFDFEISKEDMTSLDALDQGKRFGPDPADFNF
- a CDS encoding Signal transduction histidine kinase: MKLINHTLWIFSAILFATVGLWAFLFYSQLLGQVKTTIDEGLANHKIAILDKLKDDPEIPDQESFLDKSYSLRNVKEDYALQIIDTYKDTLIHSNLKNSTYQARLLTTAFISPNERFYEMKVISHEIDKGNLIKKIVFSLLLLFLFLAVSIFLVNRFVLKNTWKPFYELLTYLNDFKIDMGRSKEFEKTNIEEFALLNTSVENLLNKNVEIFNSQKEFIENASHEFQTPLAIGINKLELLAEDESLTINQVKKIGQIINSFERISSLNKSLLLLSKIENKQFISTEEISFDEIISRVIEDFSDFSTYQEIKITYHKEGEWTYFMNKDLAEMLVLNFVKNAIIHNHKEGEVIVKLEAGSFMVENTSMLPQIASDRLFRRFSKSSNNTKSTGLGLSIVKSIADVSGLEISYSYTGNHTFKVAEKA